The sequence below is a genomic window from Curtobacterium sp. MCPF17_002.
AGGTGAACACGGACGCCCGGCTCCGCACACTCCGGATCGGGTTCCTCGTCCTCGCCGCACTCAGCGCCGTCGCGATCCTCCCCACGAACCGGTTGCCGAAGCTGCTCCCGGGCACGATCCCGGAGAGCGCCGCGAACGGCGACGGATCGCTCCGTCCGGTGACCGACCCGACCGACCTCCCCGACTGAAGTCATCGACGAACCGCAGCCGAGGAGTGGTGGTCATGACGGGTGACGAGCTCGTCGCGACGCTCGGGGTGGCACTCCACGTCGTCGTCGTCCTCGTCGCAGCCGTCGTCGTGCCCCGGAACCGGCACCCGTCGTCCGCGATCGCGTGGATCCTCGCCATCGTGATCGTGCCGGCGCTGGGCATCCTCGCGTTCCTCGTCATCGGCAGCGGTCGGTTGCCCCGCCGCCGACGGGAGCAGCAGCGGGAGGTGAACGCCGCGGTCTCGGCCCGTGTCCCGGGTCTGGACCGGGTGTCGCACCGAGCGGAGTGGCCGTCGTGGTTGCCGAGCGCGGTCGAGCTCTCCCGGAACCTCGGGTCCCTCCCGATGGTGGGCGGGAACGAGGTCGAGGTGATCGACGGGTACGAGGAGTCCTTCGCGGCGATGACCTCGGCCGTCGACGCCGCGCGTGCGTCGGTGCACGTCGAGTTCTACATCCTCGTCCTCGACCCGTCGACCGAGGGCTTCTTCGACGCCCTCGCGCGAGCCGTGCAGCGCGGCGTCGCGGTGCGGGTCCTGTCCGACCACCTCGGCAGCGTCCTCGCACCGCGCGCTCGACCGACCCGGGAACGACTCCACGCGATCGGTGCCGAGTGGCACCCGATGCTGCCGCTCCGTCCCTGGCGAGGACACTGGCAGCGGCCGGACCTCCGGAACCACCGCAAGCTCGTGACGATCGACGGCGTGGTGGGTTTCACCGGTTCGCAGAACCTCATCGACGCCTCGTACCTGAAACGCCGGAACCAGGAGCTCGGTCGGCGGTGGCGCGAGGTGATGATCCGTCTGGACGGGCCGGCGGTCCGGGAGCTCGACGCCGTGTTCGTCACCGACTGGTACGGCGAGACCGACGAGTTCCTGCCGCTCGACGTCAGCCCGGTCGAGTTGTCCGCGCGACCGTCGACCGTCGACGCGCAGGTCGTGCCGAGCGGACCGAGTTTCGAGAACGACAACAACCTCAAGCTCTTCACGTTCCTGCTGCACCACGCGGAGCACCGGATCAGCATCACCAGTCCGTACTTCGTCCCCGACGAATCAGTGATGCTCGCCCTCGTCACGGCAGCGTCCCGGGGCGTCGACGTGGAGCTCTTCGTGTCGGCGCAGTCCGACCAGTTCCTCATCCACCACGCCCAGCGGTCCTACTACGAACCGCTCCTGCGTGCCGGCGTGCGCATCTGGCTCCACCGAGCGCCGACCATCCTGCACGCGAAGCACTTCAGCGTCGACGACGACGTCACCGTGATCGGGTCCAGCAACCTCGACATCCGCTCCTTCACCCTCAACATGGAGGTGTCGGTCCTGCTGCACGGCCGGACGCTCGTCGACCGGATGCGGATCGTCGAGGACGGGTACCGGGCCGCGAGTGACGAACTCACGCTCGACGCGTGGTCCCGTCGACCGGTGGCAGTCCGGATGCTCGACAACCTCGCTCGCCTCACGTCCGCACTGCAGTGAGGGCAGACGATGCGTTCGGGCGACTGCCTGCAGCTGCAGGACCTACCCTGGTCGGATGCTTTCCCGACGAGACGCCGCCGTTCGGCTCGACATCCCCCTCGAGATGGCGACCCACCACGGGATCCCCTCGCGCCTGAGCGAAGCCGAGCTCGAGGCGATCGAGCAGGATCCGCCTGCCTGGCTCGCGCAGTCCCGGGCCAACCGCACAGGGACGAAGAAGGTCTGGGCGCACCTCGAGTGCGTGGTCTGCGGCTTCTCCGAAGAAGCGCGCCCCAAGAAGTGGTGGCCCGACTGGGACTACCTGATGTGCGACTACCACGCGCCCTACCAGGCGCCAGAACCCACCGCGGGGCTCACCCGGCGCGAGGTCGAGGGCGTGGGCAGCCGCTTCGTCGCCCTCGTCGACGAACGACCCTAGTCCGGCGCGTCTCGGAGGTCGGACGCCGTTCAGTGCCCGTCGAGTGCGTGGCACCCGCCGTCGAGGACCCACCCGGCGGCCGCGACCGCGGCGGTCCCGTCCTGCTGCACCTCGCCGATCAGGCATCCGGTCATCTCGACCTGTGCCTCGAACAGCACCTTCTCGCCCGTCACCGTCGTGACGATCCAGGGCGACGGCGCGCCGACACCGTCGAGCACCGTGGCGACGGCCGGCTCGAGGACCGGGGTCGGCAGCTCGGCGATCTCCCGTTCCACCTCGGCGCGTGCGGCGTCGAGTTCCGCCGCCGCAGCAGCAGTCAGCTCGGTTCGTTCGTGGTGCCGCTTGTTGAGTCCGTACTGCGGAGGGCTGTCACCGTCCGGTCCGGCACCGGCGCCGTCGCCGGAGGCCGCGTCCGTCACGGCGCCTGTGGGCGCTCCAGGCGCGGTGCCGACCTGCGTGCTCCCCGACGACGGGCCGGCCGACGCTCCGCTGTGCTCCGTCGCGCAGCCCGTCAGCAGGGTCAGCGCAACGAGCGCCCCGGCCATCGACACCGTCGTCCGTCGTTGCCCCATGGAGGCATCCTGTCAGAGTGCCGGCCGGTCCCCGGTCCCTGGTCCGCGATGCTGACGGAGCGAGCGGCGATCCGCCGGTCCCTCGTGGTCAGCTTCCCGGGCGAGTCGACCGGGCGTACAGCGCCAGGCTGACGAAGAGCAGTACGACGCCGACGTACGCAACGGGTCGTCCGAGGAACAGCAGGGCGCCGGCACCGATGTTCGCGTTACCCTCCGGATCGGCCGTCACCTCGGCGACGAACGCGCCCCCGCAAAGGAGCCCGCCCACGGCGAGCAGGATGCCGCCGACCAGACATGCGATCCGTGCCGAACTCACACCTGCATCCTGCCTGCGACGGGCCACGGAGTCGACCCCGACGACGTCTCCATCGGGGATCGCTCGGCGAGAGACCCCGGAGGTCACCCGACGAGGCGCGCGTGCACGTCCCGCACAGCGCGGACGACCTCGGCGGGGGCATCCGCTGGTTGGTTGTGCCCGCTCGCGACGAGTCGGTGGTCCAGGAGCTGCGTGAAGTGCTGCTCGTGGCGCTGTCGCGTCCGCGGGTGCAGGGCCGGGTCCTCGGTCGGGTCGAGCACGATCGTCGGGACGTCGACAGCGGGGAGCCCCGCGAGGAGCCGCTCGTCCGCCTCGTACACCGCCGCGCCCGGCGCGAGACCGAAGCGGTGTCGGTAGGAGTGGATCACGACCTCGACGAAGTCCGGGTTCTCGAAGGACGGCGCAGTCAGTGCGAAGGCTCGCTCGTCGACCGGTCGTGTCGGCGACCATTCCCGCCAGAGCTGCTCGGCGATCTCCCGGCGGTGTCGGGTCAACCCCCTGCGGCCGCGTTCCCCGTGGAAGTAGTACTGGTACCAGTCCCGGCTCTCGTCGAGCGGATCGGTCGGCTCTGCGGCAGCCGCGATGTCCTGGACGGAGTAGCCGCCGAGCGCGACCAGCCCGCCGACCGCCGACCGCCGGAGCGCTGCGGCGACACAGGCGGCCCGGCCACCCCAGTCGAAGCCGACCAGGATCGGCCCCTGCAACCCGGCAGCGTCGATCAGGTCGAGCACGTCGCGGCCGATGGCGGCTTGCTGACCCACCCGAGGAGTCTCGTCGGAGAGGAACCGCGTCCCGCCGAACCCACGGAGGTACGGAGCGAGGACACGGGCGCCGGCGGCAGCGAGCCCCTGCGCGACGTCGCGGAAGCAGCGAGGGTCGTACGGGAACCCGTGCAACAGCACCACCGGCCAGCCATCGTCCGGACCCGCGGTCGCGATCGAGACGTCGAGCACGCCGCTGCGCACACGCACTTCGGTGAAGGTCACAGACGCGACCCTAACCGGATCGGGTCGACCGCCGCACGGTCGCGCCGGCCGACAGGACAGCATCCGGGACGAGGGACGAGATCACGGTGAGGTATGGCTGTTCGACGCCGCCGAAGGACTTCTTGAACCGGCTGATGCCCTCGTCGACGTACCCGACGAGGTCCACGGAGGTGTGGCCTCGGCGCAGTGCCCACTGCAGCATGTCGTGGTAGAGGGCGGTGCTCGGATTGGCCGCCCGGTGTGCGCGGAGTGATCCACCGGCCCATCCGGTGACGACGGGATGGCCTGCCAGGGCGACGAGTGCGCCGACGGATTCGTCGCCGACGATGGCGGTGGCGATGTAGACGTCGTCACGGCCGACGGCCCATGCCTCGATCCGTGCGCCGATGTCGTCGGGGTACGGCGAGGGGACGCCGCGACTCGTGTAGGCCTCGCCGAGCACGTCCGGCAGGAGCTCCGTGAGTTCCCCGGGGAGGGACGGCCTGATCCGCACGTCGTTCCGCTCGGCCGTCCGGAGTGCGTGGCGGGCGCCCTTCTTCATGCCGGCGGTCAGTGTCTCCGGCGTGCAGCCGGCGAGGTCCACGATGATCGTGCGGTCTGGCTTCCAATCGGCGCGTGTGCCGGTGAACGTCCTCCGCGCGGCCTCGGCGGAACCGGGGCCGAACTCGAAGCGCACGAAGGGGCGCCCGTGCCGGATCTGCCACCTCCGGAACGCTCCGATCGTGGCGCCGAGGAGCGCATCGGGGACGAGCGGGCCCACGTACGGGAACGGGGGTTCCGCCGGTCGCGGCAGGAGCGAGGGCCGCATCAGCACCGGGAAGACGCCGACCGACCGACCGTTCTCGTGGACGACGAGTGGGTGGAACGTCCACCCGAAGACGTCTGCCATCAGCCGGAGCCACGACCAGTCGTGGAAGCCGGTGGCCCCTGGGCTCGCGGCGACGAGCGGGTCCCACTCGGCAGCGCTCGTGGCCCGTGTGAACGTGATGTGCGTCGACCGCGCCGCTCCAGGGGAGGTCTCGCCGCTGCTGTCTTCGGCGACGACGAAGGTGCGGGCCCGTTGTTCGCGGGGGGAATCGATCACCGGAGGGTTCCCGCAGTCGACGGGGAGGACGGGTCGTCGGCCGCCTGCGCGTGGTCGTCGACGTACGAGCGTGCGCGGCGGATCCTCCGTGCCGTCAACGGAACGACGACGATCAGGACGACGACCAGCGCGGCCAGGAAGTACTCCGGCATGACGCCGAGATCGCCTTCGATCGCCTGTGACACGAACTGGAAGGCGAGTGCGACGTAGAGGAGGCCGACGAAGGCGATCTGGAACTGCAGGGCGAGCGGGACGAGGCGGGCGTACCGGACGGCGCCGCGCTCGTCGGCATCGTC
It includes:
- a CDS encoding alpha/beta hydrolase, which encodes MTFTEVRVRSGVLDVSIATAGPDDGWPVVLLHGFPYDPRCFRDVAQGLAAAGARVLAPYLRGFGGTRFLSDETPRVGQQAAIGRDVLDLIDAAGLQGPILVGFDWGGRAACVAAALRRSAVGGLVALGGYSVQDIAAAAEPTDPLDESRDWYQYYFHGERGRRGLTRHRREIAEQLWREWSPTRPVDERAFALTAPSFENPDFVEVVIHSYRHRFGLAPGAAVYEADERLLAGLPAVDVPTIVLDPTEDPALHPRTRQRHEQHFTQLLDHRLVASGHNQPADAPAEVVRAVRDVHARLVG
- the cls gene encoding cardiolipin synthase, whose product is MTGDELVATLGVALHVVVVLVAAVVVPRNRHPSSAIAWILAIVIVPALGILAFLVIGSGRLPRRRREQQREVNAAVSARVPGLDRVSHRAEWPSWLPSAVELSRNLGSLPMVGGNEVEVIDGYEESFAAMTSAVDAARASVHVEFYILVLDPSTEGFFDALARAVQRGVAVRVLSDHLGSVLAPRARPTRERLHAIGAEWHPMLPLRPWRGHWQRPDLRNHRKLVTIDGVVGFTGSQNLIDASYLKRRNQELGRRWREVMIRLDGPAVRELDAVFVTDWYGETDEFLPLDVSPVELSARPSTVDAQVVPSGPSFENDNNLKLFTFLLHHAEHRISITSPYFVPDESVMLALVTAASRGVDVELFVSAQSDQFLIHHAQRSYYEPLLRAGVRIWLHRAPTILHAKHFSVDDDVTVIGSSNLDIRSFTLNMEVSVLLHGRTLVDRMRIVEDGYRAASDELTLDAWSRRPVAVRMLDNLARLTSALQ
- a CDS encoding GNAT family N-acetyltransferase, with product MIDSPREQRARTFVVAEDSSGETSPGAARSTHITFTRATSAAEWDPLVAASPGATGFHDWSWLRLMADVFGWTFHPLVVHENGRSVGVFPVLMRPSLLPRPAEPPFPYVGPLVPDALLGATIGAFRRWQIRHGRPFVRFEFGPGSAEAARRTFTGTRADWKPDRTIIVDLAGCTPETLTAGMKKGARHALRTAERNDVRIRPSLPGELTELLPDVLGEAYTSRGVPSPYPDDIGARIEAWAVGRDDVYIATAIVGDESVGALVALAGHPVVTGWAGGSLRAHRAANPSTALYHDMLQWALRRGHTSVDLVGYVDEGISRFKKSFGGVEQPYLTVISSLVPDAVLSAGATVRRSTRSG